AACCTAGGCGCACCAGTTATTTATGAAAATAACCCTACCTACCATAATTTATTTGGTCAGATTGAACATAAAACCCATTTAGGGTCATTAGTAACAGATTTTAGTTTAATTAAAGCTGGTGCATTACAAAAAGCTAATGGAGGCTACTTGATATTAGACGCAGACAAAGTTTTAACTCAACCTTATGCTTGGGAAGGTCTAAAACGAGCTTTATTTTCTAATATACTTAAAATAGAATCACTAGAGCAAATAGTAAGCTTAATTAGCACTGTTTCTTTAAGTCCAGAACCTATTACACTAAAAATTAAAGTTGTATTATTAGGCGAAAGAGAACTTTATCACTTACTTTATCAAGTAGATCCAGAATTTAAAGAACTATTCAAAGTAGCAGTAGATTTTAGCGAAACCATGAACCGCAGCCAAGAAACTCAACTTCTTTATGCCAAAATGATTGCTAATTTAGGTCGAAAAGAAAATTTATTACCCTTTAATCGTCAAGCAGTTGCAAGGATAATAGAACAAAGTTCGCGTCTTGTTGGTAATTCAGAAAAATTATCTACTCATATGAAAACAGTTTTAGATCTAATGAGAGAATCCGATTATTGGGCAAAAGAATTTGGCAATAAATTTATTGGTATTAGAGATGTAGAACAAGCCATAGAAAAGCAAATACAACGAGTTAATCAATTTCAAGAAATTTTACAAGAACAAATTAGCAAAGGGCTGCTTTTAATAGACACTCAAGGGGAAAAAATAGGTCAAATTAATGGTCTTTGTGTTGTCCAAATAGGCAATTTTTCCTTTGGTTATCCAACACGTATTACAACTTCTGTTCGTTTAGGAAAAGGTGAATTTATTGATATTGAACGAGAAGTTGAATTAAGCGGCCCAATTCATTCTAAAGGTGTGCTGATATTAGCCGGGTTTCTAGGCTCTCGTTACGCTATTGATAAACCTCTATCACTAAAAGCTAGCCTTGTCTTTGAACAATCTTATAATTTAGTAGATGGTGACAGTGCTTCATCAGCAGAGCTTTATGCTTTGCTATCAGCCTTAGCCGATTTACCAATCAAACAATCTTTAGCCGTTACAGGTTCAATTAATCAACGTGGTCAAGTACAGGCTATAGGCGGAGTAAACGAAAAAATAGAAGGATTTTTTGATATATGCAACCAACGAGGATTAACCGGCCATCAAGGAGTTTTAATTCCATCATCTAATGTTAAAGATTTAATGCTAAAAAAAGAGGTAATAGAAGCTGTAAGAAATAATCAATTTTATATTTATCCAGTAGAAAATATTGACCAAGGCATAGAACTTTTAACAAGCACAAAAGCAGGTGAAAGAGCTATTGACGGCACTTTTCCAGACGGAACCGTTAATTATAGAGTAGAGAAAAAGCTATTAGAATTAGCAAAAAAACGCTTAGAATTTAGTAGAGGTACATAAGGCTAATATAAAACTTTGTTAAAAATAAATATGTTTTAAAGGTTAAAACAAAAAATAATGAGTTTATAGCTTTTTTATGGGAGCAATACCCGTTTATGACTAATTTATAAGCGAAAGTTAAACGGAAGTAAAGATTGCAAAACAAAGGGATAACTGTTTACCTAAGAAAAACTAGCAAAGAGGATGCAAGAAAAATGGTAGCAGGATAAACTTAAGAGAAATTCAGCAAGCAAAGATAGAAGAAAAATGGAAACAAGTAGGATCAAGGCGGTAGATGAAATGGTTAAAAATTTGAAAGAGAAAATAGGAGAGAAAGAAGATTTTCAAGCAATAAGTGAAATCGTAAAAAGAAGGACAAAAAGTAAGTAAAGCAATAATGCAAGAAGTAATAAATGAGCAAGGGGCGAAAGAACGGGCAAGAGAAAAATATGTGTGTCAAGAATGTGGAAAATGCTTACAAAACAACCACAAATGAGAAGCAGAATAGTAGAAAGCTTAAATGGAGAAATAGAGATAGAAAGGCCATATTTTTACTGCAAAAGCTGCCAAAAAGGATATCAACCATATGACGAAGAAATGAAAATAGCACCACAGAAAAACAATATGATTTGCAAAGGGCAGCAGCAGAACTATTTAGTGAAGTACCATACAAAAGAGCAAGCCAAATATTTGAGCGACTAACAGGGATAAAAAATCACTGACCATTGTATGCAAGAAATAGCAAGTGAAATGGGACAGGCAGCAGATAACATCAGAGTGTTGCCAAGCCAAACTAAAGTAGAAGAAATAATAGAGCAAGCAACAAATGGCAGAGTATGGAAGCCAGTGCTAGTAGTAGCAGCAGATGGAGCGCATTTGCCAACTAGACCTCAAGCTAGCTCGCGCTCAGAAAAACGAGGAAAAGGAGAGTGGAAAGAGGCTAAGGGATTTAGAATATATTTAGTGTGTCAGGACAGAATAGAACAAATAATGAGTTGGCATAAAATTGCAAATGAAGAGGAATTTGGACAAGCCCTAAGTTTTGCATCAACACTAATACCAATGGAAAAAGTTAGAATAGCATTACTAGGAGATGGAGCAAAATGGCTATGGACACACTTAAAGAGAGCATTTCCAACAGGAACAGAAATATTAGACTACTACCATTGTTCTGAGCATATCCATAAAATGGCTAAACTCCTCTTTACAGAGCAAAATGAGCAGGCTTTCTTTATTGAGTCCACTATGGCTAAACTCAACTTTG
The sequence above is drawn from the Blastocatellia bacterium genome and encodes:
- a CDS encoding AAA family ATPase, giving the protein MSVTPLKPEQLYQHCDPAIFPFNTSDELEELMEIIGQTRAIEAIRFGINIKQEGYHLFALGSSAIAKQSVIRHFLTQKASQEITPYDLCYVNNFEKPTHPKLLTLPPGKGLELHKDIVQLIEELYADVLAALKSDEYRSRKSAIKKKLKSQQDKAFQALQKRAKAKSITLMQTPEGVVCVPTKKGQVITPEEYEKLSESEREEIEEKIKIFTEEFINLTHKELQWQKETRKKIKELNKAIISLAVGNLVDELKKKYIDLPAIIDYLSAMQKDMIDNSGVFLSNGKPSEKTFSVKTRASQHKNLSLLARYQINLLVEHSQNLGAPVIYENNPTYHNLFGQIEHKTHLGSLVTDFSLIKAGALQKANGGYLILDADKVLTQPYAWEGLKRALFSNILKIESLEQIVSLISTVSLSPEPITLKIKVVLLGERELYHLLYQVDPEFKELFKVAVDFSETMNRSQETQLLYAKMIANLGRKENLLPFNRQAVARIIEQSSRLVGNSEKLSTHMKTVLDLMRESDYWAKEFGNKFIGIRDVEQAIEKQIQRVNQFQEILQEQISKGLLLIDTQGEKIGQINGLCVVQIGNFSFGYPTRITTSVRLGKGEFIDIEREVELSGPIHSKGVLILAGFLGSRYAIDKPLSLKASLVFEQSYNLVDGDSASSAELYALLSALADLPIKQSLAVTGSINQRGQVQAIGGVNEKIEGFFDICNQRGLTGHQGVLIPSSNVKDLMLKKEVIEAVRNNQFYIYPVENIDQGIELLTSTKAGERAIDGTFPDGTVNYRVEKKLLELAKKRLEFSRGT